The genomic segment GGCAGTCGGCCTGCTATTTAGCGCTGACTCGAGGAGGCGCCCGTGGGTCGTCGTCGCGTCGTAATTACCGGACTCGGCGTCGTGGCCCCGAACGGCATCGGGAAGGACCTCTTCTGGAAGAACCTCGTCGCCGGGCAGTCCGCCGTCGACTACATCACCGCCTTCGACCCGTCGCCCTACCCGTGCAAGGT from the Candidatus Methylomirabilota bacterium genome contains:
- a CDS encoding beta-ketoacyl synthase N-terminal-like domain-containing protein; the protein is MGRRRVVITGLGVVAPNGIGKDLFWKNLVAGQSAVDYITAFDPSPYPCKVAAEVKDFRPEQFMHPRRTKHRGRFSQFAVAAAKLAVADSGLVL